A region of Diospyros lotus cultivar Yz01 chromosome 3, ASM1463336v1, whole genome shotgun sequence DNA encodes the following proteins:
- the LOC127796162 gene encoding uncharacterized protein LOC127796162 — protein MAVSVPIVAIVCSLHLIAFVLAVGGEHRRSTAKVVPDQYDEKTYCLYDSDASTAYGLAAFGLLLISQTVVNGVTKCFCFSKGLFGGTSTTCAVFFFIFSWVSFLGAEACLLAGSARNAYHTKYRATFRVQDLSCATLRKGVFAAGAALTLLSMLGSVLYYWAYSKANTGGWQKHHNEGLDMTNSNFAEHQKTNEFEKA, from the exons ATGGCGGTTTCAGTGCCCATTGTGGCTATCGTCTGCTCCCTTCACCTCATCGCCTTCGTCCTCGCCGTCGGGGGCGAACACCGCCGTAGCACC GCGAAAGTGGTGCCGGACCAGTACGACGAGAAAACGTACTGCCTCTACGATTCCGACGCCTCGACGGCGTACGGCCTGGCGGCGTTCGGGTTGCTGCTGATAAGCCAGACGGTGGTTAACGGCGTAACCAAGTGCTTCTGCTTTAGCAAAGGCCTCTTTGGCGGGACCTCCACTACATGTgccgtcttcttcttcatcttctcctg GGTTAGCTTCTTGGGGGCAGAGGCATGCTTATTGGCTGGATCGGCAAGGAATGCGTATCACACCAAATACAGAGCAACCTTCCGTGTGCAGGACTTGTCATGCGCAACTCTGCGTAAAGGAGTGTTCGCGGCTGGCGCGGCTCTTACCCTGCTGTCAATGTTGGGATCTGTCCTCTATTATTGGGCTTATTCCAAGGCCAATACTGGTGGATGGCAAAAGCACCACAATGAGGGACTCGATATGACAAACTCTAATTTTGCAGAGCATCAGAAGACTAATGAATTTGAGAAGGCTTAG